A portion of the Corynebacterium rouxii genome contains these proteins:
- a CDS encoding glutamine synthetase family protein translates to MNSQQEFVLQEIEERDVRFVRLWFTDILGFLKSVAVAPAELESAFEEGIGFDGSAIEGFSRISEADTIALPDPSTFQMLPSLNSDPTMRSARMFCDILNPDGQPSNSDPRQVLRKQVQLAADEGFHCVVSPEIEFFLVQNLRTNGLPPVPTDNGGYFDQASQNDAPMFRREAMLALDRMGIPVEFSHHETAPGQQEIDLRHADVLTMADSIITFKHLMKQVAIDNNIGATFMPKPFRDHAGSAMHTHMSLFEGDINAFHDPDDEYGLSVTAKRFIAGIIHHANEISAVTNQWTNSYKRILFGNEAPTAATWGASNRSALIRVPTYRLAKAESRRVEVRSPDSACNPYLAFSVLLGAGLKGIREGYEIPDAAEEDISSLTRRERLAMGYKDLPTSLDQALREMERSELVADILGEHVFEYFLRNKWREWHDYQQQITPWELRHNLDN, encoded by the coding sequence ATGAACTCCCAACAAGAATTCGTGCTACAAGAAATTGAAGAACGAGACGTCCGCTTTGTCCGACTTTGGTTCACAGACATCCTCGGGTTTCTCAAATCAGTAGCAGTCGCCCCCGCAGAGCTCGAATCAGCCTTTGAAGAAGGCATCGGGTTCGACGGCTCCGCGATCGAAGGATTCTCCCGAATCTCAGAAGCAGACACCATCGCGCTTCCTGATCCCTCCACCTTCCAAATGCTGCCGAGCCTCAACTCTGACCCCACGATGCGCTCGGCACGAATGTTCTGCGATATTCTCAACCCCGACGGCCAACCCTCCAACTCGGACCCACGACAAGTACTTCGCAAACAAGTACAACTCGCCGCTGACGAGGGATTCCACTGCGTCGTATCCCCAGAAATCGAATTTTTCCTCGTCCAAAATCTTCGCACGAACGGCCTGCCGCCAGTACCAACAGACAACGGCGGGTACTTCGATCAAGCAAGCCAAAACGACGCCCCCATGTTCCGTCGTGAAGCCATGCTTGCCCTAGACCGCATGGGAATCCCTGTGGAATTCTCCCACCACGAAACCGCGCCGGGACAGCAGGAGATCGACTTGCGGCACGCCGATGTTTTGACCATGGCGGACTCGATCATCACCTTTAAACATCTGATGAAACAAGTCGCTATCGACAACAACATTGGTGCAACCTTCATGCCCAAACCATTTAGAGATCACGCTGGATCCGCGATGCACACGCACATGTCCTTGTTCGAAGGTGACATCAATGCATTCCATGACCCAGACGATGAATACGGGCTGTCCGTGACCGCAAAACGATTCATCGCGGGCATTATTCACCACGCCAATGAGATCTCCGCTGTGACCAACCAGTGGACCAACTCCTACAAGCGCATCCTTTTTGGCAACGAAGCGCCAACTGCAGCAACATGGGGTGCCTCGAACCGGTCAGCACTCATTCGCGTTCCTACCTACCGGCTAGCCAAAGCAGAGTCGCGTCGCGTGGAAGTACGCTCACCTGATTCCGCCTGCAACCCATATTTGGCATTTTCTGTGTTGCTAGGCGCAGGTCTTAAAGGTATCCGCGAAGGCTATGAGATCCCAGACGCGGCCGAAGAAGACATCAGCTCCCTCACACGCCGCGAGCGCCTCGCCATGGGATACAAAGACCTACCAACCAGTCTGGATCAAGCGCTACGCGAAATGGAGCGCAGCGAATTAGTAGCCGATATTCTTGGCGAGCACGTCTTTGAATACTTCCTTCGTAACAAATGGCGCGAATGGCACGACTACCAACAGCAAATTACCCCATGGGAATTGCGCCATAACCTCGACAATTAA
- a CDS encoding CYTH and CHAD domain-containing protein has product MGLQRQLEVEAKYSVDATAAAPDISSVPGIAEVTTPEVVRLSATYFDTEDLRLSRAKIALRRRTGGHDEGWHIKASTPQGRRETHAPLSEDVPPELLQEVRAIIRNSPLIAVARVDNERHLSFASDAEGRVLLELCDDHVHSVSYLEKGTEQRWREWEIEATACAQQLGQANSLLEAADSVVRAQGATDPQNGSKLQSALGDSALYAPLPPQPAVVDSSSPAFPVLASLQRDSAALIQWDPRVRRDEPDAVHQMRVITRQLRSNLHTFREFFAPHSTENLEAKLKELAAVLGNARDCEVVQARFRFIADDLAASLLDESTRSFLHHGLDADYAKAHRRINLALNDQRYFDLLNDVDSFLAHPPLVACTKSTDSSFPALVDSLDEAYATMHRRYSKAAPCYKDVEKSLPEYEEAFHDLRKSVKKFRYAIEAIGASTPLATKKLVRACKKLQTDLGEFQDTATSRVMIHKAARNAELRGVSSFGLGIVYSYEYQRALVHLRAAKKSYKEVDQEYKNLQKKVSKQLKKGKKKKK; this is encoded by the coding sequence ATGGGATTACAGCGCCAGTTGGAAGTAGAAGCGAAATACTCGGTTGACGCTACGGCAGCGGCGCCGGATATAAGTTCAGTTCCGGGTATCGCTGAAGTGACTACGCCAGAAGTTGTTCGGTTGTCTGCTACGTATTTTGATACGGAGGATTTGCGGCTTTCACGTGCCAAAATTGCGTTACGACGCCGCACCGGTGGTCACGATGAAGGCTGGCATATTAAGGCTTCGACTCCGCAGGGGCGGAGGGAAACGCATGCTCCGTTGAGCGAGGATGTACCGCCTGAGTTGTTACAGGAGGTCCGCGCGATTATACGAAATAGTCCACTGATTGCGGTGGCACGCGTGGATAATGAGCGGCATCTTTCTTTTGCTTCTGACGCCGAAGGCCGTGTGCTTCTTGAGCTTTGCGACGATCACGTGCATTCCGTTTCGTATCTGGAAAAGGGTACGGAGCAGCGGTGGCGTGAGTGGGAAATCGAGGCTACGGCTTGTGCGCAACAATTAGGCCAAGCAAATAGTTTATTAGAGGCTGCCGACTCGGTGGTTCGTGCGCAAGGCGCGACAGATCCGCAGAACGGCTCCAAATTACAAAGTGCATTAGGAGACTCGGCGTTATATGCTCCGTTGCCTCCTCAACCTGCAGTTGTTGATTCTTCAAGCCCTGCATTCCCGGTACTGGCTTCTTTGCAACGTGATAGTGCTGCGCTTATTCAATGGGACCCCCGTGTTCGTCGTGATGAGCCCGATGCGGTTCATCAAATGCGTGTGATAACCCGCCAGTTGCGCAGTAATCTGCACACTTTTAGAGAGTTTTTTGCTCCGCATTCCACAGAAAATCTAGAAGCCAAACTGAAAGAGTTGGCAGCCGTTCTTGGGAATGCGCGAGATTGCGAAGTAGTCCAAGCTCGATTCCGGTTCATTGCCGATGATCTTGCTGCTTCGTTATTGGATGAATCAACGAGATCTTTCCTCCATCATGGTTTAGATGCTGACTATGCCAAAGCGCATCGCAGGATTAATTTAGCGCTCAATGATCAACGCTATTTTGATCTTTTAAACGACGTCGATAGCTTCCTAGCTCATCCTCCGCTAGTCGCTTGTACCAAGAGCACCGATTCGAGTTTTCCTGCATTAGTGGACAGCCTTGATGAGGCTTATGCAACAATGCACCGCCGATATTCCAAGGCCGCTCCGTGCTACAAAGATGTGGAAAAATCCTTGCCTGAATACGAGGAAGCATTCCATGATCTGCGTAAATCTGTTAAAAAATTCCGCTATGCTATCGAGGCGATTGGCGCCTCTACCCCATTAGCAACAAAGAAACTTGTTCGCGCTTGTAAAAAACTACAAACAGACCTCGGTGAGTTCCAAGACACTGCGACGTCTCGGGTGATGATCCATAAGGCAGCACGCAATGCCGAGCTACGTGGAGTATCTAGCTTCGGGCTCGGCATCGTCTACTCATATGAGTATCAACGCGCTCTGGTTCATCTGCGTGCAGCTAAGAAAAGCTACAAAGAAGTGGACCAAGAGTATAAGAACCTTCAAAAGAAAGTCAGTAAACAGCTCAAGAAAGGCAAGAAAAAGAAGAAGTGA
- a CDS encoding galactokinase family protein, with protein sequence MFKRQHTDADVLEHAVSASAPATWPLIGEHTDHAGGVVLMSTAQLRTRVEATTRADDIVAVDYCSADPDMPVQQSTISLSDVFEWQNSLSGDHEPLESPSDPSPALTVAVLIYYMVHRQLLSRDTHGFNVTVTNAIPEDAGLGDQEALIMAAALAFAHDYEDVHTAPIKAKFADVCFQASQAATGRPHVRARFDSALRGLASDLNIVDYSDGSVTHFPHPLNTQSDYAAFVVIPPVTAEQTAEVERRQTFITAAEKAFGADSLRALPEARERVIEWLQAVHEVCGTDNVPTITEAANWLEFMETETQAAINAAQAIKSRRHAACFDIVSESQRNLESLYAITSTDAMLSQLCLSRGAVSARSTEAGICCAVAAIVPLHHAENFAADLRADGLNVVELQSGHAADINGEII encoded by the coding sequence ATGTTTAAGAGGCAACACACCGACGCCGACGTTCTCGAGCACGCTGTGTCTGCTTCTGCTCCAGCGACGTGGCCGTTGATTGGTGAACATACCGATCATGCTGGTGGCGTTGTATTGATGAGCACTGCCCAGTTGCGTACTCGTGTTGAGGCCACCACTCGTGCAGACGATATTGTGGCGGTAGATTACTGCAGCGCCGATCCCGACATGCCAGTCCAGCAGTCCACTATCTCGTTGAGTGATGTTTTCGAATGGCAAAACAGCCTCAGCGGTGATCACGAACCTTTGGAATCGCCAAGTGATCCTAGCCCTGCGCTCACTGTGGCTGTGCTGATTTACTATATGGTGCATCGCCAATTGTTATCCCGTGATACCCACGGTTTTAATGTAACCGTAACCAACGCGATTCCTGAAGATGCAGGTTTGGGAGATCAAGAGGCTCTTATCATGGCTGCCGCATTGGCATTTGCTCATGACTATGAGGATGTTCATACCGCCCCCATCAAAGCAAAGTTTGCAGATGTGTGTTTCCAAGCGTCTCAAGCGGCAACCGGTAGGCCACACGTACGTGCCCGCTTCGATTCCGCGCTTCGTGGTTTGGCAAGCGACCTCAACATTGTTGATTATTCCGATGGTTCGGTCACTCATTTCCCGCACCCACTCAATACCCAATCAGACTATGCGGCGTTTGTTGTCATCCCTCCTGTGACCGCGGAACAAACCGCAGAAGTGGAACGTCGACAAACATTTATCACTGCGGCCGAAAAAGCCTTCGGTGCTGACTCCCTCCGCGCTCTTCCCGAAGCTCGAGAACGCGTCATCGAATGGCTTCAGGCGGTTCATGAAGTCTGTGGAACCGACAATGTTCCCACGATCACTGAAGCTGCCAACTGGTTGGAGTTTATGGAAACCGAAACTCAAGCAGCAATCAACGCAGCTCAAGCAATCAAATCGCGCCGCCACGCGGCCTGCTTCGACATCGTTTCGGAATCACAGCGCAATCTTGAAAGCCTCTATGCCATCACCTCAACCGATGCCATGCTTAGCCAGCTCTGTCTTTCTCGCGGAGCAGTCAGCGCCCGCAGCACCGAGGCCGGAATTTGTTGTGCTGTCGCTGCAATCGTACCGCTACACCATGCCGAAAACTTTGCTGCGGATTTACGGGCAGACGGCCTCAACGTCGTTGAACTGCAATCCGGCCATGCCGCTGACATCAACGGCGAAATAATTTAG
- a CDS encoding RNB domain-containing ribonuclease translates to MKLYAHPLDFSTIAEEFHISTEFPSDVISVARELDDQFAGQRIDMRDYEFVTIDPAGSMDLDQAVVITNRNDGYTVYYAIADVAAFVEFDAPRAVADESLRRGQTIYLPDKPARLHPAELSEDRASLLPDCDRPAVVWTINLDHAGEVVGVEVARCLIHSVQRLNYQEVERGIAAGTLHPSIALLPEVGRLRAATKSRAQAINLRMPSQTVEIRDGAAELDIEERLSSMDYNSELSLLAGMCAAEMMVAAANGVLRTLDAPEQSALDAFRSAAVSLGYPADCDLNEVDMSEPRFLALMREAQKLLRGADYEIVGEGPAHQHAGVGGYYTHVTAPLRRLIDRYATEICLSISNNTPVPEWVTRNLDAVVQTMRSSSVTASTVDRACLDLTEATVLQPWVGHNFSAVVIDSSQKNNSCRVFIENPPVIAACVGAAPRGKQVDVTVIEADPSTRSVRCAWPAD, encoded by the coding sequence ATGAAACTCTATGCGCACCCCTTGGATTTCTCCACTATCGCCGAAGAATTTCATATCAGTACTGAATTTCCCAGTGATGTGATTTCTGTAGCCCGCGAACTCGACGATCAATTCGCGGGTCAACGCATCGACATGCGCGACTACGAGTTTGTCACCATCGATCCTGCCGGTTCCATGGATCTGGATCAGGCAGTAGTGATCACGAACCGTAACGATGGCTACACCGTCTATTATGCGATTGCTGACGTTGCTGCTTTCGTAGAATTTGATGCACCTCGCGCGGTGGCAGACGAATCCTTGCGTAGAGGACAAACAATTTATCTTCCCGATAAGCCTGCTCGGCTGCACCCTGCCGAACTATCCGAAGACCGTGCGAGTTTGCTACCAGACTGCGACCGTCCAGCGGTCGTGTGGACGATCAATCTTGACCATGCCGGCGAAGTCGTAGGCGTTGAGGTTGCGCGCTGCCTTATCCACAGCGTGCAGCGATTGAACTATCAAGAAGTAGAACGCGGTATCGCTGCCGGTACGCTGCACCCCTCTATTGCGTTGCTTCCTGAGGTTGGTCGACTCCGTGCTGCTACGAAAAGCCGTGCGCAAGCGATCAATTTGCGAATGCCCAGCCAAACAGTGGAAATTCGAGACGGCGCAGCAGAACTCGATATCGAAGAGCGGCTGAGCAGTATGGACTACAACTCTGAGCTCTCGTTGCTTGCTGGAATGTGTGCTGCAGAAATGATGGTCGCCGCCGCAAATGGAGTATTGCGCACTCTTGATGCCCCTGAACAATCAGCTCTTGACGCCTTCCGCTCGGCTGCAGTTTCCTTGGGCTACCCAGCGGATTGTGATCTCAATGAGGTCGATATGAGCGAACCACGGTTCTTAGCACTCATGCGAGAGGCCCAAAAACTACTTCGTGGTGCAGACTACGAAATTGTGGGAGAAGGGCCAGCGCATCAACATGCCGGAGTAGGCGGCTACTACACACATGTCACCGCACCATTGCGGCGTTTGATCGACCGCTATGCCACCGAGATCTGTCTGTCGATTTCTAACAACACGCCCGTCCCAGAATGGGTAACCAGAAATCTTGATGCAGTTGTGCAAACCATGCGCTCCAGCAGCGTGACTGCTAGTACTGTGGATCGAGCATGCCTGGATCTTACAGAAGCAACTGTTTTGCAGCCATGGGTAGGACACAATTTTTCGGCGGTCGTGATCGATAGCAGCCAGAAAAATAATTCCTGCCGAGTTTTTATAGAAAACCCACCTGTGATCGCTGCATGCGTAGGCGCTGCGCCACGGGGAAAACAAGTCGACGTTACTGTGATCGAAGCAGATCCCAGTACCCGTAGCGTGCGGTGCGCATGGCCTGCAGACTAG
- a CDS encoding DUF1648 domain-containing protein codes for MAATLITLIVISIAIGRYGFVSDPMPVHFGANGQPDGFQPKSWGSYLLVFAVPGVLLLGIQWGIWHFSVMVQGKRYAISPLEKWRYRGCGLSSLSY; via the coding sequence ATGGCAGCAACGTTGATAACCCTCATCGTTATCAGTATTGCTATTGGCAGATACGGCTTTGTGTCAGATCCCATGCCGGTTCATTTCGGAGCCAACGGGCAACCTGATGGATTTCAGCCTAAATCATGGGGATCGTATCTCTTGGTTTTCGCTGTTCCGGGAGTACTGCTTCTTGGCATTCAATGGGGGATATGGCATTTCAGCGTTATGGTGCAGGGCAAACGTTACGCGATAAGTCCTCTCGAGAAGTGGCGCTACCGTGGGTGCGGGCTTTCCTCCTTGTCGTATTGA
- a CDS encoding bifunctional RNase H/acid phosphatase, which produces MKVIIEADGGSRGNPGIAGSGTLIYNADRSQVLKEYAYVVGKATNNVAEYHGLLNGLRGAAELGATEVAVRMDSKLVVEQMSGRWKIKHPDMKELALECKKIASSIGSVSYEWIPRSENSRADALANEAMDALAEGAEVGFLDKEEPVAESSPEEKTVETGTSPAVWNGATTQATRFVLLRHGQTAMSAARQYSGRSNPELTSVGLEQARRAAAFIGHRGGIDAIVASPLQRCQQTAHEVSQQLGGMPVRTVDGLIEMDFGQWDGLSFSQAHETDPELHSAWLDDPRTAPPGGESLQQVHRRVKKVREELEREYAGKTIVVVSHVTPIKSILRQALDASASMFHRMHLDLASISVAEFYSDGPTCVRSVNDTHYLYG; this is translated from the coding sequence ATGAAGGTCATTATCGAGGCAGACGGCGGTTCCCGAGGAAACCCCGGAATCGCTGGATCTGGCACGCTTATCTACAATGCCGATCGCTCCCAAGTTCTTAAGGAATACGCTTACGTTGTGGGTAAAGCCACTAATAACGTAGCGGAGTATCACGGTCTACTTAATGGGTTGCGTGGAGCAGCGGAGCTCGGAGCCACCGAAGTAGCAGTGCGGATGGATTCCAAGCTGGTGGTTGAGCAAATGTCGGGGCGTTGGAAGATCAAGCACCCAGACATGAAAGAGCTGGCGCTGGAATGTAAAAAGATCGCTTCCTCGATAGGCTCCGTAAGCTATGAGTGGATTCCGCGTAGCGAGAATTCTCGTGCGGACGCTCTTGCTAATGAGGCTATGGATGCTCTTGCTGAGGGTGCCGAGGTTGGTTTCCTTGATAAAGAAGAACCTGTGGCGGAGAGCTCTCCCGAAGAAAAGACCGTTGAAACCGGAACATCTCCTGCGGTGTGGAATGGTGCGACCACGCAGGCGACGCGATTCGTTTTGCTTCGCCACGGTCAAACGGCGATGTCGGCGGCTCGCCAATATAGCGGCAGAAGTAACCCCGAGCTCACCAGCGTTGGCCTTGAACAGGCGCGTCGGGCTGCGGCGTTTATCGGCCATCGTGGTGGAATCGATGCGATCGTGGCGTCGCCTTTGCAACGCTGCCAGCAGACCGCGCATGAAGTCTCTCAACAATTGGGTGGTATGCCAGTGCGTACTGTTGATGGCCTGATTGAAATGGATTTTGGTCAGTGGGATGGACTGTCGTTTTCTCAAGCGCACGAGACTGATCCAGAACTTCATAGTGCGTGGTTAGATGATCCGCGGACCGCACCACCTGGTGGAGAATCTTTACAGCAGGTGCACCGTAGGGTGAAGAAAGTTCGTGAAGAATTAGAACGCGAATATGCTGGTAAAACCATTGTAGTAGTCAGTCATGTGACGCCGATTAAATCCATTTTGCGTCAAGCCTTGGACGCCTCGGCCTCGATGTTTCATCGTATGCATTTGGATTTGGCGTCGATTTCGGTCGCTGAGTTTTATTCCGATGGACCGACATGCGTGCGAAGTGTGAACGATACGCATTATCTCTACGGGTAG
- a CDS encoding zinc ribbon domain-containing protein: MKLDRHLQPLLLELATLTRAENSGVAPKVSDERKELDRLLVEQEGNRRALTAANVAVDDMELEIRRVQEDERKLRRREAEGKRQLTAEVDEEKRRDIKHDIYAAKSRIADLMSELQEAHNEIHALRNNRDLNQQRVADTEVLIDKARAAVDALGEDTTAVDRHERIEALRLELPSDVVAQFDEQRDENEVGVASFNNRSCGGCFIILPPADIAIIRRAPMNLLPQCPDCGSYLVRQGD; the protein is encoded by the coding sequence ATGAAGCTGGATCGCCACCTACAACCCCTTTTGCTGGAGCTTGCAACGCTCACGCGGGCCGAGAACTCGGGGGTAGCTCCCAAGGTCAGCGATGAGCGCAAGGAGCTCGATCGACTGCTTGTAGAGCAAGAGGGTAATCGACGTGCGCTTACAGCAGCCAACGTTGCCGTTGATGACATGGAGCTTGAGATCCGTCGTGTTCAAGAAGACGAGCGCAAATTGCGGCGTCGTGAAGCAGAAGGTAAGCGCCAGCTCACCGCGGAAGTGGATGAAGAAAAACGACGCGACATCAAGCACGACATTTATGCTGCTAAGTCGCGTATTGCGGATCTCATGAGCGAATTGCAAGAAGCGCACAATGAGATCCATGCGTTGCGTAACAACCGCGATCTTAACCAGCAACGTGTCGCTGATACTGAGGTGCTTATCGACAAAGCCCGTGCTGCCGTGGATGCCTTGGGCGAGGATACTACCGCCGTTGATCGACATGAGCGCATTGAAGCTCTTCGCTTGGAATTGCCAAGCGACGTGGTAGCTCAATTTGATGAACAGCGCGATGAAAACGAAGTTGGCGTAGCCTCGTTTAATAACCGCAGCTGTGGTGGGTGCTTTATCATCTTGCCGCCGGCAGATATTGCCATTATTCGACGTGCACCGATGAACCTGTTGCCACAATGCCCAGACTGCGGAAGCTACTTGGTACGTCAAGGAGATTAA